Part of the Echeneis naucrates chromosome 18, fEcheNa1.1, whole genome shotgun sequence genome is shown below.
CTGAATTTATACCAGAAAGGCTGTGCTACAAACAGGAGGCACAAGGTATGGAAAATTATTTCACCACATATGAAGGGTGCTTTAAAACAGCCAATAGctttgcattatgggaaatataGGATTCACCATTATTGGAACTTAATTCATACTAGGAACTAAATGTTAGGATATTTGaacctctgctgcttcagtATTGGCACTGTTCTGTCTCTTAACCTTATAAAAGTGCAATTACTAAAGTACTGGAGTTTCCCTTGAAagtgaaccaaaaaaaaacaaaaaaaacagacatttgttTGGCCCTTGATCTCATTTTTCCATGAATAGGGTCCAACTGgatgagaaatgtgaaaatctgttttgcattttagaGTTGTTGCTAGaaaaaatatcaatttaaaaGGGCCATTTTAGACCCAAGAATACATGTAGTGCTACTGATTGCTCGTCCCATTTAGGATCCAATCATTGACCTCCAGGAATTCAGACAGAGAAAGTTCATTTGTTGAATCACTAGACAATGGAAGCGAGGAGGGAGGCTGACGGATAAAATCATCAGAGCTGTTGGAGGTAGTTGGAGAGATGTTCAAAGGGCTAGGGATagtgaggagggagagaagagatgtATGATGAGGTGTCATTTGTTGGCTGTAACTTGGCTTAAAGACAAAGGCGGGCGTAAGAGTAGGCTCCAAATTCACCTGAGGCGAATCTGTCAAGGCGACTGGAGTAGGAGCTTGAGGGCGTGATGATGAAATAGAAGACAGAGAACTTGACCTGTTTGGTCTTTCACTGAACTGATCTGGATTACAATGTGGCACATTCGTGACATACCCTTGTGTTAACTGACTTTGATCAATGGGCGGCGTTGACgtttgtttcattaaaaactCTTCCAATATGTCAGAATGACAAGAATTGAAACATGGATTTGCTGACACAGTAGAACTTGGGTATCCAGACTGCGCCTGAGCAGCTGTTGTGAGCGAGTTGGAGGGTTTACAGGCTGAAACAAAGTTGGTGTGCACTGGTGTAACATTGCTTGGCCATGAGTTGATTGTCGACTTTTCGCTAAATAAAGAGTGAGGAGCTGAGAAAGTACAAAATGAACCTGAATAAGGAGCAGTCACAGGGCTGGAGGACGAGGCAATGACACATTCAGTTGATGAGCCAGAGGAAAAGGCTAATGCTG
Proteins encoded:
- the batf2 gene encoding cell wall protein DAN4, coding for MSPLFMDTGCDPDSPGSLSVEDYTSNAAELEREGEGHQLDSTGKKRREKNRDAARKTRQKQTERADQLHEELQSLERINSNLQKEITSLKKELQCYTTALVNHEPYCLLRASGSSTSRKRRLSDSHLTESQTSSSSSKVVPQTISPTLDTNTSISTSPTSSMGLKTLDCAENTDLPPSASAPTNTALAFSSGSSTECVIASSSSPVTAPYSGSFCTFSAPHSLFSEKSTINSWPSNVTPVHTNFVSACKPSNSLTTAAQAQSGYPSSTVSANPCFNSCHSDILEEFLMKQTSTPPIDQSQLTQGYVTNVPHCNPDQFSERPNRSSSLSSISSSRPQAPTPVALTDSPQVNLEPTLTPAFVFKPSYSQQMTPHHTSLLSLLTIPSPLNISPTTSNSSDDFIRQPPSSLPLSSDSTNELSLSEFLEVNDWILNGTSNQ